From a single Couchioplanes caeruleus genomic region:
- a CDS encoding DUF6924 domain-containing protein gives MTMSIWHGNSDVSLVIRTDFDHEPQWARIRSAIEEPQTEDEFTALVRFVDDRAYEGLTAARLLEIVPADARHSFAFLVDTVALTRPDQPILVVKLYDYAEGPVDQGRGPLYGDTFRVVPSEMWSVQNNLSLANMDWAEFAAEVDRDGVFRGFP, from the coding sequence ATGACGATGTCGATCTGGCACGGCAACTCCGACGTCTCCCTCGTGATCCGCACCGATTTCGACCACGAGCCACAGTGGGCGCGGATCCGGTCGGCCATCGAGGAACCGCAGACCGAGGACGAGTTCACCGCCCTCGTCAGGTTCGTCGACGACCGGGCGTACGAGGGGCTCACCGCGGCGCGGCTGCTCGAGATCGTGCCCGCCGACGCCCGCCACTCCTTCGCCTTCCTCGTCGACACGGTCGCCCTGACCCGTCCTGACCAGCCCATTCTCGTGGTCAAGCTGTACGACTACGCGGAAGGGCCCGTCGACCAGGGCCGCGGACCGCTCTACGGCGACACGTTCCGGGTGGTGCCGTCCGAGATGTGGTCGGTGCAGAACAACCTGTCGCTGGCCAACATGGACTGGGCGGAATTCGCGGCGGAGGTGGATCGCGACGGCGTCTTTCGCGGCTTTCCGTAA
- a CDS encoding ABC transporter ATP-binding protein has product MSITPAPDPVAIHVRGLQKSFKDLEVLRGVDLEVARGSIVALLGSNGAGKTTMVRILSTLLRADGGTARVDSFDVATQGADVRRSISLTGQFAAVDEVLTGRENLILVARLRHLKGAAPIADGLLERFSLTEAGGRRAGTYSGGMRRRLDIAMSLIGDPPVVFLDEPTTGLDPEARLEVWEAVKELAAGGTTVLLTTQYLDEAEQLADRIAILHEGRIIVNGTLGELRQLLPPAEVEYVEKQPSLEDVFLTLVGARTEGGRR; this is encoded by the coding sequence ATGAGTATCACTCCGGCCCCGGATCCGGTCGCGATCCATGTGCGGGGCCTGCAGAAATCGTTCAAGGACCTGGAAGTGCTCCGCGGCGTCGACCTCGAGGTGGCGCGTGGCAGCATCGTCGCCCTGCTCGGGTCGAACGGGGCCGGCAAGACCACCATGGTGCGGATCCTCTCCACGCTGCTGCGCGCCGACGGCGGAACGGCCCGGGTGGACAGCTTCGACGTGGCGACGCAGGGCGCCGACGTGCGCCGGTCCATCAGCCTCACCGGACAGTTCGCGGCCGTCGACGAGGTCCTCACCGGGCGCGAGAACCTGATCCTGGTCGCCCGGCTGCGGCACCTGAAGGGCGCCGCCCCGATCGCGGACGGCCTGCTCGAGCGCTTCTCGCTGACCGAGGCGGGCGGCCGGCGCGCCGGGACGTATTCCGGTGGCATGCGCCGCCGGCTGGACATCGCGATGAGCCTCATCGGGGACCCGCCGGTGGTGTTCCTCGACGAGCCGACGACCGGGCTGGACCCGGAGGCCCGCCTCGAGGTGTGGGAGGCGGTCAAGGAGCTGGCCGCCGGCGGCACCACGGTGCTGCTGACCACCCAGTACCTGGACGAGGCGGAGCAGCTCGCCGACCGGATCGCGATCCTGCACGAGGGCCGGATCATCGTGAACGGCACGCTCGGCGAGCTCAGGCAGCTCCTGCCGCCCGCCGAGGTCGAGTACGTCGAGAAGCAGCCGAGCCTGGAGGACGTCTTCCTGACCCTGGTCGGCGCCCGTACCGAAGGGGGACGACGATGA
- a CDS encoding ABC transporter permease subunit, producing the protein MVPALMRKTWRDDRRAILGWAAGVTAFTTVYASFYPQLQGAAELKQDTLPQGVLDFLGVADFLSPAGYLQASIFSLLGPLLVLMCTVTVVTRTIAGPEEGGGMELLLANPVSRTAFAGQRLAAAGLAVTVVAAIPWLLLMVIVPAVGMDIPLSSVAAAGFGLVALAWCFGGLAFLVGAATGRRASVPAVTGIVAVATYMANAVSGMAPGWSWLRWWSPFHYFLGTDPLRTGWHPASLLVLVVAGAGAVAAGVILFDRRDVGV; encoded by the coding sequence ATGGTGCCCGCGCTGATGCGTAAGACGTGGCGCGACGACCGCCGCGCGATCCTCGGCTGGGCGGCCGGTGTCACGGCCTTCACCACCGTCTACGCCTCGTTCTACCCGCAGCTGCAGGGCGCCGCCGAGCTGAAGCAGGACACGTTGCCGCAGGGGGTGCTGGACTTCCTCGGTGTGGCGGACTTCCTGTCGCCGGCGGGCTACCTGCAGGCGAGCATCTTCAGCCTGCTCGGCCCGCTGCTCGTGCTGATGTGCACGGTCACGGTGGTCACGCGGACCATCGCCGGGCCGGAGGAGGGCGGCGGCATGGAGCTGCTGCTGGCCAACCCCGTGTCGCGGACGGCGTTCGCGGGTCAGCGGCTGGCCGCCGCCGGGCTCGCGGTCACGGTGGTCGCCGCCATCCCGTGGCTGCTGCTGATGGTCATCGTCCCGGCCGTCGGCATGGACATCCCGCTGTCGTCCGTGGCGGCCGCGGGCTTCGGCCTGGTCGCGCTCGCCTGGTGCTTCGGCGGCCTGGCCTTCCTCGTGGGCGCCGCGACCGGCCGGCGGGCGAGCGTGCCGGCGGTCACCGGGATCGTCGCCGTGGCCACGTACATGGCGAACGCGGTCAGCGGCATGGCGCCGGGATGGTCCTGGCTGCGCTGGTGGTCGCCGTTCCACTACTTCCTCGGCACCGACCCGTTGCGGACCGGCTGGCATCCGGCGTCCCTGCTCGTGCTCGTGGTGGCCGGGGCCGGGGCCGTCGCCGCCGGGGTGATCCTGTTCGACCGCCGTGACGTCGGTGTCTGA
- a CDS encoding (2Fe-2S) ferredoxin domain-containing protein — MTRRPSPATGTGGCTVTVCRGCCCGTARTVPRFDHAAQLDRLRAAVAGEATVRVSDCLDACAQANVIVVQPSAAGRRAGGRPVWLGLVNDHDAGADIAAWIRAGGPGLADLPPVLDLYEVTPSRRVREQLS, encoded by the coding sequence GTGACCCGTCGCCCCTCCCCCGCCACCGGTACGGGCGGCTGCACCGTGACGGTGTGCCGCGGCTGCTGCTGCGGCACCGCCCGCACCGTGCCCCGCTTCGACCACGCCGCCCAGCTCGACCGGCTGCGGGCGGCGGTCGCGGGCGAGGCCACCGTACGGGTCAGCGACTGCCTCGACGCCTGCGCCCAGGCCAACGTCATCGTGGTCCAGCCGTCCGCGGCGGGCCGGCGCGCCGGGGGCCGGCCGGTGTGGCTGGGCCTGGTCAACGACCACGACGCAGGCGCCGACATCGCCGCCTGGATCCGCGCGGGCGGCCCCGGCCTGGCAGACCTGCCACCCGTTCTCGACCTGTACGAGGTCACCCCGTCGCGCCGCGTCCGCGAGCAGCTGAGCTGA
- a CDS encoding ABC transporter ATP-binding protein, with protein sequence MTPDTAVLTEGLTKFYGPRRGIEELDLAVRAGEVMGFLGPNGAGKTTTIRLLLDFLRPTRGHAVVLGLDPRRDKAALHRRIGYLPGELVFPGRERARDLLRFLADLRGGVPWSRIGDLADRLQVDLSHPVRTMSKGNKQKVGLIQAFMHEPALLVLDEPTSGLDPLMQQEFLGMVRDARTGGQTVFMSSHVLAEVQEVADRVAIVRDGRLAAVERVESLGRRAVRSVEIHFADPVAADEFAGLPGVSGVSVAGPVLRCTVDGRLDPLVKAAARHEVVDLLSSEPDLEETFLSFYYHSEGDRDGARADA encoded by the coding sequence ATGACGCCGGACACCGCCGTGCTGACCGAGGGGCTGACCAAGTTCTACGGTCCCCGCCGCGGCATCGAGGAGCTCGACCTGGCCGTCCGCGCCGGGGAGGTGATGGGGTTCCTCGGGCCGAACGGGGCCGGGAAGACCACCACCATCCGCCTGCTGCTGGACTTCCTGCGCCCGACCCGGGGACACGCCGTGGTCCTGGGGCTGGACCCGCGCCGCGACAAGGCCGCCCTGCACCGCCGCATCGGCTACCTGCCGGGAGAGCTGGTGTTCCCCGGGCGGGAACGGGCCCGCGACCTGTTGCGGTTCCTCGCCGATCTGCGCGGCGGGGTGCCCTGGTCACGGATCGGGGACCTGGCCGACCGGCTGCAGGTCGACCTGTCACATCCCGTGCGCACGATGAGCAAGGGCAACAAGCAGAAGGTCGGGCTGATCCAGGCCTTCATGCACGAGCCGGCGCTGCTCGTGCTGGACGAGCCCACCAGCGGGCTGGACCCGCTGATGCAGCAGGAGTTCCTCGGCATGGTGCGCGACGCCCGGACCGGCGGGCAGACCGTCTTCATGTCCTCGCACGTGCTCGCCGAGGTGCAGGAGGTCGCCGACCGGGTCGCCATCGTGCGGGACGGGCGCCTGGCCGCCGTGGAACGGGTGGAGTCGCTGGGCCGGCGGGCCGTCCGCAGCGTGGAGATCCATTTCGCGGATCCGGTGGCGGCGGACGAGTTCGCCGGGTTGCCGGGGGTGAGCGGGGTGTCCGTGGCCGGCCCGGTGCTGCGCTGCACGGTGGACGGCCGGCTGGATCCGCTCGTCAAGGCGGCGGCCCGGCACGAGGTCGTCGACCTGCTGTCCAGCGAGCCCGATCTGGAGGAGACGTTCCTGTCGTTCTACTACCACTCCGAAGGAGACCGTGATGGTGCCCGCGCTGATGCGTAA
- a CDS encoding HD domain-containing protein has product MQPPTDDEIRALHERLAPTREAFEAVHTHCVIVCRIAEQFLPRADVDAALVRAGCLLHDIGVYRLYDKSGTLDHANYIRHGVLGHEVLRDLGLPEVLCRFCSHHTGTGLTRDDIAERGLPIPPGDYLADTGEEELVMYADKFHSKKNPPVFLTAASYRTSVRRFGEDKAARFAGMVHRYGEPDLSTLSAEYGHAIV; this is encoded by the coding sequence GTGCAGCCACCCACCGACGACGAGATCCGCGCGCTCCACGAGCGCCTCGCCCCGACCCGGGAGGCCTTCGAGGCCGTCCACACCCACTGCGTGATCGTGTGCCGCATCGCCGAACAGTTCCTGCCCCGCGCGGACGTGGACGCCGCCCTGGTCCGGGCCGGATGCCTGCTGCACGACATCGGCGTGTACCGCCTGTACGACAAGTCCGGGACGCTCGACCACGCGAACTACATCCGGCACGGGGTGCTCGGTCATGAGGTGCTCCGCGACCTGGGCCTCCCCGAGGTCCTGTGCCGGTTCTGCTCGCATCACACCGGCACGGGGCTCACCCGCGACGACATCGCCGAGCGGGGACTGCCGATCCCGCCGGGCGACTACCTCGCGGACACCGGCGAGGAGGAGCTGGTCATGTACGCCGACAAGTTCCACAGCAAGAAGAACCCACCGGTGTTCCTCACGGCCGCGTCGTACCGGACCTCGGTGCGCCGCTTCGGCGAGGACAAGGCGGCCCGCTTCGCCGGAATGGTGCACCGCTACGGCGAACCCGACCTGAGCACCCTCTCCGCCGAGTACGGCCACGCGATCGTCTAG
- a CDS encoding ABC transporter permease has translation MNRHFLGDTAVLLGRSLRHIARSPDTIITTAVTPVAMMLLFVYVLGGAIQAGPGRYVNYLLPGILIITIASGISYTAYRLFLDLQGGILDRFRSMPIAHAAVLWAHVLTSMVANLISVAVVVGVAVAMGFRTGASVLDWLAVAGILVLFTLALTWLAVIPGLTATSVDGASAFAYPLIFLPFVSSAFVPTASMPGPVRAFAEHQPVTSIVNTIRDLFAGQPVGTGIWTALAWCTGILVLALLFAARTYRRRTA, from the coding sequence ATGAACCGGCACTTCCTCGGCGACACCGCCGTCCTGCTGGGCCGGTCGCTGCGGCACATCGCGCGCAGCCCGGACACCATCATCACCACCGCGGTCACCCCGGTCGCGATGATGCTGCTGTTCGTCTACGTGCTCGGCGGCGCCATCCAGGCCGGCCCGGGCAGGTACGTGAACTACCTGCTGCCCGGCATCCTGATCATCACGATCGCCTCGGGCATCTCGTACACGGCGTACCGGCTCTTCCTGGATCTGCAGGGCGGCATCCTCGACCGGTTCCGGTCCATGCCGATCGCGCACGCCGCGGTGCTCTGGGCGCACGTGCTGACCTCCATGGTGGCCAACCTGATCTCGGTCGCGGTGGTCGTCGGGGTCGCCGTCGCGATGGGATTCCGTACCGGGGCGAGCGTGCTGGACTGGCTCGCGGTGGCGGGCATCCTGGTCCTGTTCACGCTGGCGCTGACCTGGCTCGCGGTGATCCCCGGACTGACCGCCACCTCGGTGGACGGCGCCAGCGCGTTCGCGTACCCGCTGATCTTCCTGCCGTTCGTCAGCTCGGCGTTCGTGCCCACCGCGTCGATGCCGGGCCCCGTGCGGGCCTTCGCCGAGCACCAGCCGGTGACCTCCATCGTCAACACGATCCGCGACCTGTTCGCCGGGCAGCCGGTCGGCACCGGCATCTGGACGGCGCTCGCCTGGTGCACCGGGATCCTCGTGCTGGCCCTGCTGTTCGCCGCCCGCACGTACCGCCGCCGGACCGCCTGA
- a CDS encoding MerR family transcriptional regulator gives MLTIGRLASYAGVTVRAVRHYHQIGLLPEPERDASGYRRYGATAVVALIKIRTLAEAGVPLSRIGTMLAADAPSFAAAIDRIDRHLSEEIQRLETSRKQIAQLTAGDSASLPPEVVSYLGLLRDIGASERMVQAERDGWILIAARWPEHVRTWIPVKVAQLNDERIVRLYRLLSEVLDSDHVDDRLLQEAADIMAGLAEEAEAAGEIEGPPDGEDDELPFDLLDALADESDPRAQRLRDLMRERGWSGWNRMERVTRSPH, from the coding sequence ATGCTGACGATCGGTCGACTGGCGTCGTACGCCGGTGTCACGGTGCGCGCGGTGCGCCACTACCACCAGATCGGCCTGCTGCCGGAGCCCGAGCGCGACGCCTCGGGCTACCGGCGGTACGGCGCCACGGCCGTGGTGGCGCTCATCAAGATCCGTACGCTGGCGGAGGCGGGCGTGCCGCTCTCCCGGATCGGCACGATGCTCGCGGCCGACGCCCCGTCCTTCGCCGCGGCGATCGACCGGATCGACCGGCACCTGTCCGAGGAGATCCAGCGGCTGGAGACGAGCCGCAAGCAGATCGCCCAGCTCACCGCCGGCGACAGCGCGTCCCTCCCGCCGGAGGTCGTCTCCTACCTCGGGCTGCTGCGCGACATCGGGGCGTCCGAGCGGATGGTGCAGGCCGAGCGGGACGGGTGGATCCTGATCGCGGCCCGCTGGCCCGAGCACGTCCGCACCTGGATACCGGTGAAAGTGGCCCAGCTGAACGACGAACGGATCGTGCGCCTCTACCGCCTGCTCTCCGAGGTGCTCGACAGCGACCACGTCGACGACCGGCTCCTGCAGGAGGCGGCCGACATCATGGCCGGCCTCGCCGAGGAGGCGGAGGCGGCCGGCGAGATCGAGGGGCCGCCCGACGGCGAGGACGACGAGCTGCCGTTCGACCTCCTCGACGCGCTGGCCGACGAGTCCGACCCGCGGGCGCAGCGGCTGCGTGACCTGATGCGCGAGCGCGGCTGGTCCGGGTGGAACCGGATGGAGCGGGTCACCCGATCACCCCATTGA
- a CDS encoding PucR family transcriptional regulator, which produces MSDRAGPAAGWLEDACAGLLAGPGGTVRARAAAALGARAADAGVHLRELVAAVMTATGGHWTSSRPAAGEVPDGVHARAATLLATAHETLAAAVDGYNHRARAELDRHDSARAEFVTDLLTGRADPGDLAERAHRYGIRLSAAHTVLVARAPGLTLEAARRIDAALAGRFGEGNTLTTLRGDDLVCISAGGLRGIAGELARLLLAETGTAGWQLAVGRTHRGLRGLATSLDEARGTLDHAAKLGFTAPVLNAADLLVFPVLLRDREAITDLVTTVLGPLTTARGGAQPYLDTLTAFFDSQGNHTATARQMHLSVRAVTYRLDRIRDLTGYHPGEPTQRFTLQAAVLGARLLSWPP; this is translated from the coding sequence GTGTCTGACCGGGCCGGGCCGGCGGCCGGCTGGCTCGAGGACGCCTGCGCCGGCCTGCTCGCCGGGCCCGGCGGGACGGTACGGGCGCGCGCCGCCGCCGCGCTGGGCGCCCGGGCCGCTGACGCCGGGGTGCACCTGCGGGAGCTGGTCGCCGCGGTGATGACGGCGACGGGCGGGCACTGGACGTCGAGCCGCCCGGCCGCCGGCGAGGTGCCCGACGGGGTGCACGCGCGGGCGGCCACGCTGCTCGCCACCGCCCACGAGACGCTGGCAGCGGCCGTCGACGGGTACAACCATCGGGCGCGCGCCGAGCTCGACCGGCACGACAGCGCCCGCGCCGAGTTCGTCACCGACCTGCTGACCGGCCGGGCGGATCCCGGCGACCTCGCCGAGCGCGCCCACCGTTACGGCATCCGGCTGTCCGCGGCGCACACCGTGCTGGTCGCCCGCGCGCCCGGCCTCACCCTGGAGGCGGCCCGGCGGATCGACGCCGCGCTGGCCGGTCGTTTCGGCGAGGGCAACACCCTGACCACGCTGCGCGGCGACGACCTCGTGTGCATCAGCGCCGGCGGCCTGCGGGGGATCGCCGGGGAGCTCGCCCGGCTGCTGCTCGCCGAGACGGGTACGGCCGGCTGGCAGCTCGCTGTCGGGCGTACCCATCGGGGTCTGCGGGGTCTGGCCACCTCCCTGGACGAGGCCCGCGGCACCCTCGACCACGCCGCCAAGCTGGGGTTCACCGCGCCCGTGCTGAACGCGGCCGACCTGCTCGTCTTCCCCGTCCTGCTGCGCGACCGGGAGGCGATCACGGATCTGGTCACCACCGTTCTGGGCCCGCTGACCACTGCGCGCGGCGGGGCGCAGCCCTACCTCGACACGCTGACGGCGTTCTTCGACAGCCAGGGCAACCACACGGCAACCGCCCGGCAGATGCACCTGTCGGTCCGCGCGGTGACGTACCGGCTGGACCGGATCCGGGACCTGACCGGCTACCACCCGGGTGAGCCGACGCAGCGGTTCACGCTGCAGGCGGCGGTGCTGGGTGCCCGCCTGCTGAGCTGGCCGCCGTGA
- a CDS encoding DUF2231 domain-containing protein — protein MSALAGPYGHPLHPALVAVPIGAWIASFVFDLASHVVDNPGFLAEGARWLIGLGVLGALAAATVGFLDLFAIPTGTRAFRTALVHMGLNLAVTVGFAIGFIIRGSHPAAPVPLGPLVLSGVALVALTVSGYLGGELAYHYGVRVADEATQQAGYVSTTDAPTSEDT, from the coding sequence GTGAGCGCGCTCGCCGGACCCTACGGACACCCACTGCACCCCGCCCTGGTGGCGGTTCCCATCGGGGCGTGGATCGCCAGCTTCGTCTTCGACCTTGCTTCGCACGTGGTGGACAACCCGGGCTTCCTCGCCGAGGGCGCACGCTGGTTGATCGGTCTGGGGGTGCTCGGCGCCCTGGCGGCGGCCACGGTGGGGTTCTTGGATTTGTTCGCGATCCCGACCGGCACGCGAGCATTCCGCACCGCGCTGGTGCACATGGGCCTCAACCTGGCGGTCACTGTCGGGTTCGCGATCGGGTTCATCATCCGGGGATCACACCCGGCGGCCCCTGTACCGCTCGGCCCACTGGTCCTGTCGGGGGTGGCGTTGGTGGCGTTGACCGTCTCCGGCTACCTCGGCGGCGAGCTGGCCTACCACTACGGCGTCCGGGTGGCCGACGAGGCCACGCAGCAGGCGGGCTACGTCTCCACGACCGATGCACCCACATCAGAGGACACGTGA
- a CDS encoding M36 family metallopeptidase yields MKSILPARRALSCAVVTALSIALAPTASVTAASAAPPGDPSPARLRHEAARKPFFDARHTAAPSGRATRQATPTPAAVTRLQASLGVQGIVDIDPVTRTARRIARLDGFLTGPSPEPAATIARDYLIAHPEIFGLSAAEVAALRLRKDYVDVAGTHHLSFQQLAGGVVVFGNGVRADVAKDGRLIQVTGSPVASTPTDLGAAKLSAAQARDAAARDTGGSSRTTVASARAGADRATTFASGDRAKLVAFATPGGVRLAWQTLTLREGYLHVLDAATGRVLYRQSLLVSDNAPNALAWTNYPGAEAGGQQHVRSLAKWITPDATTLSGRSSHVFLDLNDNDEADAGEEVAPNAPGNWRFPFKDFTAQVGAPCTPSLQCSWNPKVAYSWRDNADQNAAQLFWFTNNYHDHLEKSPIGFTRAAGNYDQADGDPIEVNALDGADTADGFPDAGHTDNANMLPTPDGVPGRMQMYLFSDPGWPDDPFLPANSGDEADVVYHEYTHGVSNRLVVDADGNSTLTGGQGYAMGEAWSDWYAFDYLTAQGLQKDTSAPGEVLVGRYVGRNQNLIRTQPLDCAVGADATVCPGAGDAGPGGYTYGDYGKILGFPESHADGEIWAETLWDLRTAVGSKVAESLVTRAMELSPANPTFLDMRNSIVMADKVVFRGVHQRTIWKVFAGRGMGFFAASADADDFTQIEDFSLPPAPAAPLTSVKGTVVDTDTHAPLAGATVSFPGHDSGFGGSYTAVADDAGHYTIRNVLPGTYPEVTAAKAGYDPQVRDLPVRRGPNRADWSLRRNWATVSGGSAVTDFNGFDFSVIGCGPEAALDSSQQTGWSTDAIVSGSGIEPRYMVVKLPAAVNVTSIAVNPTGTCGDDPSSSTGDYRLETSADGTTWTVASQGHFGKGNRDKMNPLSLATGSTSGVRYLRYSMLGTQVAEEGGTCPGFFSGCYYVDTVEVGVYGNAG; encoded by the coding sequence GTGAAATCCATTCTTCCCGCTCGGCGCGCATTGAGCTGCGCCGTCGTCACCGCGCTGAGCATCGCCCTCGCCCCCACCGCCTCCGTCACCGCCGCCTCCGCAGCCCCACCCGGTGATCCGTCGCCGGCCCGGTTACGCCACGAGGCCGCCCGCAAGCCGTTCTTCGACGCCCGCCACACCGCCGCCCCGAGCGGGCGCGCGACCCGCCAGGCCACGCCGACACCCGCCGCGGTCACCCGGCTGCAGGCGTCGCTCGGCGTACAGGGCATCGTGGACATCGACCCGGTCACCCGGACCGCGCGCCGGATCGCCCGGCTCGACGGGTTCCTCACCGGGCCCAGCCCCGAGCCCGCCGCCACGATCGCGCGGGACTACCTCATCGCCCACCCCGAGATCTTCGGGCTCAGCGCCGCCGAGGTGGCCGCGCTGCGGCTGCGCAAGGACTACGTCGACGTCGCCGGCACCCACCACCTGAGCTTCCAGCAGCTCGCCGGCGGCGTCGTGGTCTTCGGCAACGGCGTCCGGGCCGACGTCGCGAAGGACGGGCGGCTCATCCAGGTCACCGGTTCGCCGGTGGCGAGCACGCCGACCGACCTGGGCGCCGCGAAGCTGTCGGCCGCGCAGGCCCGCGACGCCGCCGCGCGCGACACCGGCGGCAGCTCCCGGACCACCGTGGCCTCCGCCAGGGCCGGCGCCGACCGGGCGACCACCTTCGCCTCCGGCGACCGGGCCAAGCTGGTGGCCTTCGCGACGCCCGGCGGCGTACGCCTCGCCTGGCAGACGCTGACCCTGCGCGAGGGCTACCTGCACGTGCTCGACGCCGCCACGGGCCGGGTGCTCTACCGGCAGTCCCTGCTCGTCTCCGACAACGCCCCGAACGCGCTGGCGTGGACCAACTACCCGGGCGCCGAGGCCGGCGGGCAGCAGCACGTGCGCTCGCTCGCCAAGTGGATCACACCGGACGCCACCACCCTGTCCGGCAGGTCCTCACACGTGTTCCTCGACCTCAACGACAACGACGAGGCGGACGCCGGCGAGGAGGTCGCCCCGAACGCGCCCGGCAACTGGCGGTTCCCGTTCAAGGACTTCACCGCCCAGGTCGGCGCGCCCTGCACGCCCAGCCTGCAGTGCTCGTGGAACCCCAAGGTCGCGTACTCGTGGCGCGACAACGCCGACCAGAACGCCGCCCAGCTCTTCTGGTTCACCAACAACTACCACGACCACCTGGAGAAGTCCCCGATCGGCTTCACCCGGGCGGCCGGCAACTACGACCAGGCCGACGGCGACCCGATCGAGGTGAACGCGCTCGACGGCGCCGACACCGCCGACGGCTTCCCGGACGCGGGCCACACCGACAACGCCAACATGCTGCCCACCCCGGACGGTGTGCCGGGCCGCATGCAGATGTACCTGTTCTCCGACCCCGGCTGGCCCGACGACCCGTTCCTGCCGGCCAACTCCGGCGACGAGGCGGACGTCGTCTACCACGAGTACACCCACGGCGTGTCCAACCGGCTCGTCGTCGACGCCGACGGCAACTCGACGCTCACCGGCGGTCAGGGCTACGCCATGGGCGAGGCGTGGAGCGACTGGTACGCGTTCGACTACCTCACCGCGCAGGGCCTGCAGAAGGACACCAGCGCGCCCGGCGAGGTCCTGGTCGGGCGCTACGTCGGCCGCAACCAGAACCTCATCCGTACGCAGCCGCTCGACTGCGCGGTGGGCGCCGACGCCACGGTGTGCCCGGGCGCCGGCGACGCCGGTCCCGGCGGCTACACGTACGGCGACTACGGCAAGATCCTCGGGTTCCCGGAGTCGCACGCCGACGGCGAGATCTGGGCCGAGACGCTGTGGGACCTGCGTACGGCGGTGGGCTCGAAGGTCGCCGAGTCGCTGGTGACGCGGGCGATGGAGCTGTCGCCGGCCAACCCGACGTTCCTCGACATGCGCAACTCGATCGTGATGGCGGACAAGGTCGTCTTCCGGGGCGTACACCAGCGGACGATCTGGAAGGTCTTCGCCGGCCGCGGCATGGGCTTCTTCGCGGCCTCCGCCGACGCCGACGACTTCACCCAGATCGAGGACTTCTCGCTGCCGCCCGCGCCGGCCGCGCCGCTGACCTCGGTCAAGGGCACCGTCGTGGACACCGACACGCACGCGCCGCTGGCCGGGGCCACGGTCTCGTTCCCGGGCCACGACTCCGGGTTCGGCGGCTCGTACACGGCGGTCGCCGACGACGCCGGTCACTACACGATCCGCAACGTCCTGCCGGGCACGTACCCGGAGGTCACGGCCGCCAAGGCCGGCTACGACCCGCAGGTCCGGGATCTGCCGGTGCGGCGCGGACCCAACCGGGCCGACTGGTCGCTGCGCCGTAACTGGGCCACGGTCTCCGGCGGCAGCGCGGTGACCGACTTCAACGGCTTCGACTTCAGCGTCATCGGCTGCGGTCCCGAGGCCGCCCTGGACAGCTCGCAGCAGACCGGCTGGAGCACCGACGCGATCGTGTCCGGCAGCGGCATCGAACCCCGCTACATGGTGGTGAAGCTGCCCGCGGCGGTGAACGTCACCTCGATCGCCGTCAACCCGACCGGCACCTGCGGCGACGACCCGAGCTCGTCGACGGGCGACTACCGCCTCGAGACGTCCGCGGACGGCACCACCTGGACGGTCGCGTCCCAGGGCCACTTCGGCAAGGGCAACCGGGACAAGATGAACCCGCTGTCCCTGGCGACCGGCAGCACCTCGGGCGTGCGCTACCTGCGGTACAGCATGCTGGGCACGCAGGTCGCCGAGGAGGGCGGCACCTGTCCGGGCTTCTTCAGCGGCTGCTACTACGTCGACACCGTGGAGGTCGGCGTCTACGGCAACGCCGGCTGA